Proteins found in one Gordonia sp. PDNC005 genomic segment:
- the ureG gene encoding urease accessory protein UreG produces MPETTVTSTNQAERPLRLGVAGPVGTGKSTLIATLCRRLAESLEMAVVTNDIYTDEDARLLRAAGVLPVERIIAVETGACPHTAIRDDVTPNLLAVEDLEAEFAPLDLVIVESGGDNLTATFSPALVDTQIFVIDVAGGGDVARKGGPGIERADLLVVNKTDLGPHVGVDPAQMVTDASSVRGGLPVVALSQRDEESIDDLVAWVHSVLAEHRGGALVPADPGPMAPHSHAGDHDHDHEHGEHTHTH; encoded by the coding sequence ATGCCTGAGACGACCGTCACCAGCACCAACCAGGCGGAACGTCCGCTGCGACTCGGAGTCGCCGGCCCTGTCGGCACCGGCAAGAGCACTCTCATCGCAACGCTGTGTCGGCGACTTGCGGAGAGTCTCGAGATGGCAGTCGTGACCAACGACATCTACACCGACGAAGACGCCCGGCTGCTGCGCGCGGCAGGAGTACTGCCGGTGGAGCGCATCATCGCGGTCGAGACGGGCGCGTGCCCGCACACCGCGATCCGTGACGACGTGACGCCGAACCTGCTGGCGGTGGAGGACCTCGAAGCCGAGTTCGCCCCGCTCGACCTGGTGATCGTCGAGAGTGGCGGGGACAACCTGACGGCGACGTTCAGCCCCGCCCTGGTCGACACGCAGATCTTCGTCATCGACGTCGCGGGCGGCGGAGACGTGGCGCGCAAGGGCGGGCCAGGCATCGAACGTGCGGATCTACTGGTCGTCAACAAAACGGATCTCGGACCGCACGTCGGCGTCGACCCGGCCCAGATGGTGACCGACGCGTCATCGGTGCGGGGCGGACTGCCCGTCGTGGCACTGAGCCAGCGGGACGAGGAGAGCATCGACGATCTCGTCGCGTGGGTCCACAGCGTGCTGGCCGAGCATCGTGGCGGCGCGCTTGTTCCCGCCGATCCGGGCCCGATGGCCCCGCACTCGCACGCAGGCGACCACGACCACGATCACGAACACGGCGAGCACACGCACACCCACTGA
- a CDS encoding DUF1576 domain-containing protein: protein MAVESSDRTERILMRLIVATAVACIAFGFIVDPPSDVFRGIGDIVIAPDVLVTDFVVLGGLGGAFAQAGLVTLLACLTYRLTGAKLDGGAVGCLYMVLGFGLFGKTILNVWPILIGVALYALWRHEPLRDSVTTAWFATALSPVFSEIAFNTGLVRWASVPIGLATGLLIGFIVSPVARGLFRAHNGFTLYNMGFVAGILGAVIIAVFRSFGLEDQPSMTWTSGNDGPLLILCAVFIVMVLVAAFTLDRKPWRGYRALLRRTGQAPSDFIGSDGPGPTLLNMAITGTLTTVLMVAIDADFNGPVVGGIVSVIGFSACGKHAVNIVPVMIGVVLGALTKPLGLDDDGVVWAIMFGTCLAPISARFGPHWGVLAGFLHVSVAQVAGSLTIGLNLYGNGFAAGMVAAVVSPIALMFVERRESDRLQEPDVVPST, encoded by the coding sequence GTGGCCGTCGAGTCGAGTGACCGCACCGAACGGATCCTGATGCGATTGATCGTGGCGACCGCGGTCGCCTGCATCGCTTTCGGGTTCATCGTCGACCCACCGAGCGACGTGTTCCGCGGTATCGGCGACATCGTGATCGCGCCCGATGTCCTCGTCACCGACTTCGTAGTGCTCGGCGGGCTGGGTGGCGCATTCGCCCAGGCCGGGCTCGTCACGCTCCTCGCATGCCTCACCTATCGACTGACCGGAGCGAAGCTCGACGGCGGCGCCGTCGGCTGCCTGTACATGGTGTTGGGGTTCGGACTGTTCGGCAAGACCATCCTGAACGTCTGGCCCATCCTCATCGGCGTAGCACTGTACGCACTCTGGCGACACGAACCACTCCGCGATTCGGTGACGACCGCTTGGTTCGCGACAGCGCTGTCGCCGGTCTTCTCCGAGATCGCCTTCAACACCGGTCTGGTGAGGTGGGCATCGGTTCCCATCGGCCTCGCGACCGGGCTCCTGATCGGCTTCATCGTGTCACCGGTCGCGCGTGGTCTGTTCCGTGCGCACAACGGGTTCACCCTCTACAACATGGGGTTCGTCGCAGGCATTCTCGGCGCGGTGATCATCGCCGTCTTCCGATCGTTCGGACTGGAGGATCAACCGTCCATGACATGGACCAGCGGAAACGACGGTCCCCTGCTCATCCTGTGCGCTGTCTTCATCGTGATGGTCCTCGTCGCCGCATTCACCCTCGACCGTAAACCGTGGCGTGGCTACCGCGCCCTTCTCCGTCGCACCGGACAGGCGCCCTCGGACTTCATCGGCTCCGACGGCCCTGGTCCCACTCTGCTCAACATGGCGATCACCGGCACTCTGACCACCGTGCTCATGGTGGCGATCGACGCAGACTTCAACGGCCCCGTCGTCGGCGGCATCGTCAGCGTCATCGGCTTCAGCGCGTGCGGAAAGCACGCCGTGAACATCGTTCCGGTCATGATCGGCGTGGTCCTCGGCGCACTCACCAAACCACTCGGTCTCGACGACGACGGCGTCGTGTGGGCGATCATGTTCGGCACGTGCCTCGCCCCGATCTCTGCGCGCTTCGGCCCGCACTGGGGTGTGCTCGCCGGCTTCCTCCACGTCTCGGTCGCCCAAGTCGCCGGTTCGCTGACGATCGGACTGAACCTGTACGGCAACGGCTTCGCCGCCGGAATGGTCGCCGCGGTGGTCAGCCCGATCGCCTTGATGTTCGTGGAACGCCGAGAGTCCGATCGGCTCCAAGAACCCGACGTGGTCCCGTCGACGTAA